In Maylandia zebra isolate NMK-2024a linkage group LG12, Mzebra_GT3a, whole genome shotgun sequence, a single genomic region encodes these proteins:
- the LOC106676236 gene encoding GTPase IMAP family member 8: MATKTAARELRIMLFGKSNDKKSALEKLLVGKKESKGFGGKQSGAASGERNRKPPTVVKTPNIFSLPVNELFKVMKSCVSLCPPGPNVLLLLVKPSDFTEENRQTLNLVLSLFGQDAFNHSIVIRTHNEEGNNSVDKLIEESKQRQQFINFDRKDSFSDSSELMEEMNEIVSKNWGKYLILKEEAKPNLKSSLNLVLFGSGSSGKTSAAKAILGQTELHSASNSSECVKHQGEVCGRWVSLVELPALYGKPQEAVMEESLRCISLCDPEGVHAFILVLPAAAITNEDKGELETIQDAFGSRVNDFTMILFTVKSDPTDPTVLSFLKEDKNIQELCESCGGRSVVLNIKKKQQIPEMFEIVDKISQPTGQLCCYTTATFLHAQMEKVLKLVTGGEVGEQDSDCLRIVLIGKTGCGKSSTGNTILGRDEFKAESSQISVTQCCRKVHGEVDGRPVLVVDTPGLFDTSLSNEEVLEELVKCVSLLAPGPHVFLLVIHIGRFTAEEKETLKLIKQFFGKNSEKFTIVLLTRGDELERSRLSSEDYIKNNCDPSFKKLISDCGGRYHVFNNNDKQNKKQVSDLIAKIDTTMKNNGRRCFTNKMLQEAETAIRKEMQKILKEKEEEMQKEKEEIERKYKEDMEAMEKRIDEEREKERIQREKELEKMRNKIREEEEKRKQEQEIREKEKREKEAEEERRRQEFEKELEKLDKQIQSEKEAKENVDRKLEEAREEMRRKQEEWEKEQKEWWDKQRQDEDKRREEEKEKMEKLQDDYNEKLECEKINKEDDQRRREEEIKGLEEIHKKTLDDLKKKHEEEARKKAEEFNQAQKKHMDELAKQREEHKKEMYDLVRRVTKKTENLNKIKNLMHKHERQMKNQTNEEDIEDLQEKQKDQLNELMKNILGEELSSSSACSIL, encoded by the exons ATGGCAACCAAAACAGCTG CACGTGAACTCAGGATAATGCTGTTTGGAAAAAGTAATGACAAGAAATCAGCGCTGGAAAAGCTCCTCGTTGGGAAAAAAGAGTCTAAAGGTTTTGGAGGAAAGCAATCTGGTGCTGCCTCTGGAGAGAGGAACAGGAAACCTCCCACAGTTGTAAAAACACCCAACATCTTCAGTCTGCCTGTGAATGAGCTGTTTAAAGTGATGAAGAGCTGTGTGAGTCTCTGTCCTCCTGGACCAAACGTTCTGCTGCTGTTAGTCAAACCTTCTGATTTCACTGAGGAGAACAGACAGACTCTGAATTTGGTCCTGAGCTTGTTTGGTCAAGATGCTTTTAATCACTCCATTGTCATCCGAACGCATAACGAGGAAGGGAATAACTCAGTGGATAAACTCATTGAAGAATCCAAACAAAGGCAGCAGTTCATTAACTTTGACAGGAAAGACTCCTTCTCAGATTCCTCAGAGTTGATGGAAGAAATGAATGAGATAGTGAGTAAAAACTGGGGAAAATATCTCATATTAAAAGAAGAAGCTAAACCCAATCTGAAGTCCAGTCTGAACCTGGTTCTGTTTGGGAGTGGATCATCAGGGAAGACGTCAGCAGCCAAGGCCATTTTAGGTCAGACTGAGCTTCATTCAGCCTCCAACTCATCAGAGTGTGTTAAACATCAGGGAGAGGTGTGTGGACGTTGGGTTTCCCTGGTGGAGCTGCCTGCCTTGTATGGAAAACCTCAGGAGGCAGTGATGGAGGAATCACTCAGGTGTATCTCCCTCTGTGATCCTGAGGGTGTCCATGCCTTCATTCTGGTCCTGCCTGCAGCTGCCATCACTAATGAAGACAAGGGAGAGTTAGAGACCATCCAGGATGCATTCGGCTCTCGAGTCAATGACTTCACCATGATTCTGTTCACTGTCAAGTCAGATCCGACAGATCCAACTGTTTTAAGCTTTCTAAAGGAAGACAAGAACATCCAGGAGCTCTGTGAGAGCTGTGGAGGAAGATCAGTTGTTCTCAACATCAAGAAAAAACAGCAGATCCCAGAGATGTTTGAGATTGTGGACAAAATTAGTCAGCCTACAGGACAACTGTGCTGTTATACAACTGCAACATTTTTACACGCACAAATGGAGAAAGTCTTAAAACTTGTCACTG gTGGTGAAGTTGGAGAACAGGACTCAGACTGTCTCAGGATTGTGCTGATTGGGAAGACCGGCTGTGGAAAGAGCTCTACAGGAAACACCATTTTAGGAAGAGATGAGTTTAAAGCTGAATCAAGTCAAATATCAGTCACCCAATGTTGTAGGAAAGTACACGGTGAGGTGGACGGTCGTCCCGTTCTTGTGGTCGACACTCCTGGTCTGTTTGACACAAGTTTGTCCAATGAGGAGGTTCTAGAAGAGCTGGTGAAATGTGTCAGTCTCCTGGCTCCAGGACCACATGTCTTCCTGTTGGTGATTCATATCGGCAGATTCACAGCAGAAGAGAAGGAGACACTGAAACTCATCAAGCAATTCTTTGGGAAGAATTCTGAAAAGTTCACCATCGTTCTTTTAACCAGAGGTGATGAACTGGAGCGTAGCAGATTGTCCTCAGAGGACTACATCAAAAACAACTGTGATCCTTCCTTTAAGAAGCTGATCTCTGACTGTGGAGGAAGATACCATGTGttcaataacaatgacaaacaaaataaaaaacaagtcaGTGATCTGATAGCAAAGATTGACACCACGATGAAGAACAATGGAAGGCGCTGCTTTACCAACAAGATGCTGCAAGAGGCTGAAACTGCGATAAGGAAGGAGATGCAGAAGATTTTAAaggagaaggaagaagagatgcagaaagaaaaggaagaaattgaaagaaaatataaagaagatATGGAGGCCATGGAGAAAAGAATTgatgaagaaagagaaaaggagagaatacagagagaaaaagaactcgaaaaaatgagaaataaaattagagaagaagaagagaagagaaagcaGGAACAGGAAATCAGGGAAAAGGAGAAAAGGGAAAAGGAAGCTGAAGAAGAAAGACGTCGACAAGAATTTGAAAAAGAACTTGAAAAGCTGGACAAACAAATTCAGTCAGAAAAAGAGGCAAAAGAAAATGTGGACAGAAAACTGGAAGAAGCCAGAGAAGAGATGAGAAGAAAACAAGAGGAGTGGGAGAAAGAACAGAAGGAATGGTGGGACAAACAACGACAAGACGAAGACAAAAGacgagaggaagagaaagaaaaaatggaaaaactacAGGACGATTATAACGAAAAGCTGGAATGtgaaaaaatcaataaagaagacgatcaaagaagaagagaagaggaaatAAAAGGATTGGAGGAAATTCATAAGAAAACTCTGGATGATCTAAAGAAGAAACATGAAGAGGAAGCCAGAAAGAAAGCTGAAGAGTTCAACCAAGCCCAGAAGAAACACATGGATGAATTAGCAAAACAGAGGGAAGAACATAAGAAGGAAATGTACGACTTAGTGAGACGTGTGaccaaaaagactgaaaacttgaACAAGATCAAGAATTTAATGCATAAACATGAAAGACAAATGAAGAATCAAACTAATGAGGAGGACATAGAAGACctccaggaaaaacaaaaagatcaaCTAAATGAGTTGATGAAAAACATTTTGGGAGAAGAGCTCAGCAGCTCATCAGCCTGCAGcattttatga